AGAACAattacagggagagagagagagagagagagagagagagagagagagagagagagagagggagggagggagggagggggaggggaggggaggggaggaggggaggggagagaagagaaaaggatgaAAAGTTTTGCATGTAAAATTCTTAATTAATCATCTATTTGCATATACCCAAGTACCATCATTCTTTACTGATGGCTCAGTCTGTCTTGAAACCAGTTTTGAAGGAAATGCCTATTTGGGTGTTTCACAGGTGGAGCCTCAAATTGGTGTTCAAGGCATCAGTTGGTTTAAGTACACGGAGACCCTTTGGTTTCATAAGATCTTTGTATACTTAACGAAACCAACACTATCTTTAAATGTCGACTTGTAAGCATTAGGCAGGCTCTGACATCATGTGACAAGAGAGAACAGTGAGTATAAGGTGTTGACTTCCTGATTTACTCATATTTCCCTCGACACATATACAAGCGTTAAATGTTTTAGCAACAACAAATTGAAAGTCAAAACTTTTCCCGATACGTCTACAAAGACCTTGTAGAAAGAAGTGTTAAACTGCAGGTTCAGATGTGAGGGTATATGGACCGTATACCTATTACCAAGCAAGCACTGAGGTGACTGGCTAAGCTAGAATAGTCTATTTATTAGACTGTTATCAGATTTATTAGACCCTAATACTTCTTGGCTGGTAAAGAAGTTTACTCATCAAATCCTAAATCCCTACAATTAAAGCAGGAAGTGTCTATACACCTCAGCAGGAGGAGGTAGCCTGTTTCCTGATGTTGAGTTCCACTTTCAGTTTCGGATGGAGGGAAGGCAGAAACACCTAGAAGCCTCGTCAAAGGGAGCTACAACCAGGACAATTTTGAAAGATTTAGGTGCCTGTTTACGAAAGCGGCAGCCATGGCGTTAGGGTTGGGTGTACTTAGGAAACAGGCTGTGTAGAGTAAATAATAAACTGGAATCAGGGTATCCAAGTTGGAGTTAGGGCACGTCATCCCTCTGGGCTTCATTTCAGTGTGCTCGCCTTAAAAGACACTCCTTAGGCTCGAAACGAAAAGTAGCAAGAAGGTAATGACTAAAGTTTGCTGGCGGAGCACTCTTCAGTCCTCATTTATAGAGGAGTTGACAGGACTAGAGGAATAACTTATGCAAGGATATGGAACTAATATTCCCAAGCGAGGCAACTAACACTGGACGGATATTCTTTCTCTGAGAGAGTTGAGGTGGGGAAGACAGTCCCCACCCAAACCCAGACTCACAAACACCGTGGCCTTAGCTGCTCTGCGCAGCCGCAGGTACTTCAGCCGGTACTTCTCGTTCTGGCTCTTCCTCGGGAGCCTTTTCATCCTGGCCTTGCTGGACAGCGGGGTGCGCGGCTCGGAGGCCAGGCCGCTCAACACGCTCATGATCAGACCGGGTTCTGGAGCTCCGGGGCGCGGAGGGGATGGAGCGCAGGCAGAAACAGATGGCGATCCTCGGCACTTCCCAGTCGATTTCCCAAGGAAGACCCGCCGGAAGTTGCGCAAAAGCACCGCCACGTGTAACTTCCGGGTTTGGAAGTTGCGGTGGTTCGGACCTAGCGGTGGGCTGGGAGGACGGGTGTGGCTCAGGGTTGcaaggagctggagctggaaagaaccggtCCTACCCGGCTGATAGCCAGCGAAGTAGGGAAGAGTTTAAAGTCCTGATGCAGACGCTCAGGCAGGTGCCCTCAGGGAATGCACGTCCACATCTGCTTTCCCAGGTTGCTCTGAGCAGCAGGCCTTCCTGGGGTTTTAGCAGACTTAAATACTAATGCGGGGAACTCAGTTTCCCATATGTGCTGATCGCACAAGTGTTTCTTAGGCTGTGAACTTCGGGGATAGTAAAACAAGACCTTGATTGCCCCAAAGCTTGGTATCTAGTTAGCAAactgttttaataaaatgttaagtAGCACAAGGTCGGCTTTCAGTGGTTTTAAAATGAAACCAGGAGCGTTTCAAGTACACATACTTCCTAtcgtttttttctttcagtagtgTCAAACCAATTGACTGAGCCTCTTtttcacattttgtttttgttgtttgttttctccctctCAAAGTAAGAAATGAGATGGGGTGGATTTCCAAactagtgtactcatataaaagaTAATTATTGTTAAATTCTCCAAATCTAGACGTTTACGGTTGTACATGGAAGCCAAGAAGTATGTTACATAATTAACGCGCTCACTGAATTACTAGAGAAAAACCTAATACTGATAAAGACaacttagaattcagtaagtGATCCAAGTATTTAATCTCTGAAAACTGTAAAAACCATTGCAGTTTTGACAAACTGCAACCCAAGAGAAAAAGCGTGTAGATACTCTTCTATGACTGCCCATGTAACAAGCTGCTTTTTTTGAACTTGGTTGGGTCTTAATAATGCAACTCCAGGGTACCATTTGCCTTCACAAATACCTAAGGTGCTCCTGTGGATTTAGTTGGTTTTAAAAGCCATCAGAATTGTGACAACTTATAAAATACACTGCTTTGAAAATATATACTGGAATTCTAGCTTGGAATCTGAAAGCACTCATAGTAATCGAAATTGACTTTATTCTTAATAAAGCGTTAGTTTTAACTGCCTGATTTGCTGTTTAGCTGCATTTTGTTCTCATAGACTTTGACATCTATCTGACTTTTTGTATTATTCATCTTCTTCGTGTGTTGTGTCTATGAGGAGGAAAGTCCCAGCCTCTGCTTTAGTTGAAAGCTCTTTTGGCCAGTAGACTTCAGTGGAATAGTCCCaaacatgtttattattatttttttttttcacttgagaCTTTTTCTTTTACAATTAAGGCAATTTTCTTGCAAATTTGACAAAAAAGAAGGTATTGTTTATTTGTTGGCTTTGATAGACTGGGTTCTTAACAGTGCCAAACTCTCTGTGTAGGGaaagatgaccctgaactcctgaccctcctgtttctatctcccaaattctgggactaTAGCCATAGACAACCATGTCCAGCttggggaattttttttaaaatccatgggCTGTGATCTAACTCAGTGGCAAAGCACTTATATTATAGGTgaagagctctgggtttgatttctagcaTTCCAAAATGAgtggtggatgaatggatggatggatgaatgaatgaatgaatgagtaacaGAGGCCCCAAGTTCAGTTTCAAGAAACCACATCCTGTAGCGCACAGCTATTTGTAATTCCAGCTTTAGGGGATCTGACATGGGCACTTGcactcacatgtgtacacacctgTCATCCATGTAGACACATAACAAAGgtttgaaaaaaataacaacaacaacaacaacaacaacacaataaTAACTCCCCCTATCCCAAACCACCAAGACACCCATAATACTGCCTCTTTGGATGAACTACTATTAATATTTTAGtatatgttttgatttttcacaGAAGTTAGACAATACTGAATACAATGTTTCTTTTTGCTATCATCTTTAAAAGTTATGACTTTTTCAtaagcattatttttattttacttttttctccCAAATCATGGTGGATCAGATTTCCTTTTCATGGTATTTCTTCCCATGATCCTCTAGGAAGATCCATGACAGGTCTGGATTAGAGAGCTGGGCAGAAGTGAAGGTGAAGGAGGACGGAAAGGAGAAGGACGTGATGGGAGAGGTGGTGTGTTATCAGAACCACAATGTAAATGTTATTATAACAAAACAGATCTTTTGATGACAGCGATCCTTTGCTAGTGTACATGTGGGGCAAAGTGCTCTGGtgtctttgtttttgaaatagcAGGAACTACTTATCTGTAGCTTCTAACTGCAAAGACACATTATGGTAGTCAGGAAGTACAGCTACAAAGATAGAGCGGTGGTGCAGCCATTcttcttcgttttttttttttttccagccattCTAATGATTTTAAAACCCAAAGCTGGGGACAGAGCTTTAAAGTAGTTTGTTAAGTTGTACAAATAGGAACAGGGCTTGGGGTATCTTCTAGGACTCCTTTCTCCTCACTTGATTGCTCACGTCTATCTTTTACGTAACGAGGAAACAAGAGGAGAGACTGAAGTATTGTGTAGTGTCTAGATCATGAAAGCGCTTCTGTACTCACTGAACAATGGAACTTTTATTAGTGACATGAAACTTTTATTAATGTCATCTGTGAACATCTATAAGCTCTTGGCTTGCTTTATGGCAATTGACATGAATTTGTCAGAAGCAACCTGACTTTTCTATTACCTATATGAAGAGGGATCTAAATGACTTGTATAAAAAAATTCTCTCAAGAAATACATAATatacagtttaaaaatatttattaagagtcACGAGGGTACTGGGGATAGAGCACCGTCTTTTGAATCAGAGCTAAGCTGTGACAATTAGATGCCAGGAGGAAACAGTGAATGGAGAATGTATAGAAGTGGATCGATGGGACTTGCATGTTAATACTCCTTTGTTTACTTTTCTTGTGTATGGAGATCAGAAGGTAACTTGGAGAATCGGTTCTATCCTTTCACCATTTGGGTCCCAGGCATTGAAATCAGGtattcaggcttggcagcagcctTTTCACCTCCTGACCTTCACTGGTTGGCTGTAGTATGCTTTGGACTATTAGGAATACACCTAGGCTTCATTAAGATTTTAGAAGGTGTTCATAGTCCATAATCTGAGCCCTCGTGGAAAAGAATCCTCAGTTTATATCATAAAAAGCGTATTGGACTCCTAAAGATTCAACTTATGGCTTTGTCTCTGTCCTTATGTCCCAAAAGCAGATTACAAGTTAAAGCCATCATTATTTCTTGTCTCATTAGCAGGCTATAGAGTGCTTGGCAAGGCTGAAAATGTCCACAAAGCAAGATGGGCAGGCCAAATCAAAGAGTTTCAGGGGTTCATATCCTTATTAATCTCTTATTAAATTGTTCTACCCTGCCCATTGTGGGAAGGGAAGCATGACTTCTAGAGCGGGTGGGCCTTGTGAGAATTTCCCTCCATAAATGGCCTTTAGAATTTTTCTGAGTTCAATAATTGCACTTTGCTTCAGCTTGTTCCTTTAGCACTACTGTCCTCTGAATGTTCTAAACTGAACTTTTCAGTTCTTTGACTCTTGACTCCCAGACTTCACACTGAATTTTCATGTGTTGATTTTTATCTTCTTAAAAATACAGGATATTTCAGCTGAATCCAATCTCTTAACCATTTTACGTGGACATCCttattatttttctgtcttttactCTGCATAGCTTGTGAAGAAGGAGAGTTACTTTCTATAAAACTtatctgtgtttctttttttaaactatgcGTGTTCATCATATGTATGTTGGGTGAGATGTTTAGGTTTTGAGGGTTCTAAGCCAGCCACAAAGGTCATAAAGTCAACCACTGTGTCGATGTTGTGTTTCTGGGTGGTTGTATCCTTCAACACACTTAAGACACTCAGCCAGCTAAAAGAGATGAGCTCAGAGATATTAGCTCGGAGGAAAAGAAGAATCACATTGAGGTCATTGATGGGGCATCCTAGCATCTTTCTACTGAGGAGATCAAAAGCTGGGAGCATCTCATAGATGGATAGGAGTCCTTTGTCCCACCGACATAGCCGTGTGAGGTTGTATATTATCACTGGGACCAATATGGTGTATATTGCTGCACTGGAGACACTCACAATCTGGAATACAGACAGGGAGGTCAGCCTGCATGTGATCAGCTCTGGCACATGGGTCTCATCATGTAGCAGCCCTGTCTTGATGAAGCAGTTAAATTCGTCTTGAAAGAAGACATCTAAATGGAATTGGCCAAGGTACAGGTAAGTGGCTGAGGTAAAGAGGAGTAAGAGGGCGTTCCTCAGGAGGTAGGTGGCCACTAGCCAATGGGAGCGCTGCTTGCATTCCAGGTACCGCTCTAGCAAGGGAAATTCAAAGTACCGTTCCTTCCGGGCCCtgggcaggggaaaaaaaaggcattGTTAGGGAGGACCATGTAGAACCATCCCCCAAAAGTCACTTGGAAGACTAGCAAGTCTGTGTATCtaacatattaatttttttaacctttattttgaTTCTGTGTGTATGGATAGTTAGTCtctatgtatatctgtgcactccATGCATACAGTGCCTACAGACACCATAAGAAGGCACTGGAGCCcttgggattggagttacagatgttgtggGCAGCCATGTGAGTATTAAGAATCTTTtccagtcctctgtaagaacagccagtgcttttaactgctgatccatctctctagctccaaacATGATGTTCTTAGTATTGGAGAAAATCTGTATTCTTTCTGTAATCACAACTACAGTTCTTCCACCAGAGGAGGTGTGAGTAACCCCCAGTTCTTCAAACATTGAATGCAATGTCTTAAGACCATGGATGATCAATAAATTTTGAACGGTCACAATCCCAAAGAGTTTCTGCCCAGGAAGGTTAAATGAAGTCCAAAGCTGAAGTACGACTTGCAAAGCAATAAACTTATGATTGGTAATGTAAAGAATGGTTCTGTGTTCTAagtgtgattttgaggccagttCATTCACTTCGTACAGATTAGTATGCAAACAACTCATTCTTGAGAGCCATGCTGGCAAGGTACAGGTAAGCCTGTCTCTGCTTTAAGGAGAAGGGCTGATAAGATATACcatattcaataaaattaataCTTACTGCTAAATGCACGTAAACCATAGTAGTTGTGACTATTAGGAGATGGAGTAACAGTATAAGTAGAGGGTTCAGAAACCATGATGTCTCCATCATACTGGCTTAAATGGCAGAGAgggactttaaaaaaagatttatttattattatatctaagtacactgtagctgtcttcagacgcatcagaagagggcatcagatctcattatggatggttgtgagccaccatgtggttgctgagatttgaactcaggaccttcggtagaacagtcggtgcttttaaccactgagccatctctccagcccaacagaagagtattgtttgtttgtttgtttgtttgttttatgagacaaggtttctttgtatagctccagctgtcctggaactcactctgtagaccaggcttggcctctgcctcccaagtgctgggattaaaggcatgcgccaccattgcctggctgagAGGAACTTTTAAAAGGGGACACAGCATGCACAGAAGATGATCACAAATCTTAGCTCAACTCACTTCTCACTGGTACCTGCTGCCCATGCCAGATCCATTTAAAACTGCACCATCCTTATCTCTTAGTTTCCAGCTCCCATCCCCTCTGTTACTTTTGTTTCCTACATACCTCTTGTCATCTATTAAAACATGttagggggttttgtttgtttgtttgtttgctagttGTTTGCTTTCCTTCAATAGGATGTTAACCCAATACTGTTAGGTACAACCTTGTTGCCTTTGTCCCCTGTCCTGAAcaggcatgagagagagagagagagagagagagagagagagagagagggagggagggagagagagcaggggagagagagcaggggagagagagagagagagagagagagagagagagagagagagagagggcaggggagagggggagaggaggagagagagggaagtacCTGATGTGCTTATCACAGTGTGCCTGGTATTTCGATAGATGAATGACTAGTTTCATCTAAGATTTGCTCAGGGATAGGAGACTGCTTAGGCAAATCCCAGGGGCCTGGGAGTGTTTCAGATTTgggtgggttttatttatttttcttttggaataCTTGAAAgactttaatactttttattttttacaattggTTTTGGAGTTCTGGGCAATTTGGAGATTAGGAACGCTCAAAGTGTAACTAGAAATTTGAAAAGTAGTTGACAATGTGCTTGAGGCCTTGGACAGGTATTTGAGAATtccaactttttttcttttcttttcttttttttttttttttctttttttgctaagCATGAGTGGAGTTAGCTGAGGTTTCTGAGCAAGggaatatatacaaaataatattttagagCGAGTAATCCCTGTGGTTCAGGATCTGTCAACTAGAGACAAATCCTCTTCTTTCTACAACAATGAGAAAGTTCATTCCCTCCCCTCCAAGAATGCAGGGGTGAACTGAATACTTTGCTGTCTTGAGAAGGATGGCatagagaaaatataaatatgattatgCATGGATATCAATTTAATGCTCCACAAAAATCTTTTAGAAGAAGCTAGAGGGGGGCAACTCACttctctagctcat
This portion of the Mus musculus strain C57BL/6J chromosome 9, GRCm38.p6 C57BL/6J genome encodes:
- the Panx3 gene encoding pannexin-3, which codes for MSLAHTAAEYMLSDALLPDRRGSRLKGLRLELPLDKMVKFITVGFPLLLMSLAFAQEFSSGSPISCFSPSNFSVRQAAYVDSSCWDSLAHHTQDKAGQYKVKSLWPHKALPYSLLALAVAMYLPVLLWQYVAVPSLSSDLLFIISELDKSYNRSIRLVQHMLQIRQSSSDPHVFWDELEKARKERYFEFPLLERYLECKQRSHWLVATYLLRNALLLLFTSATYLYLGQFHLDVFFQDEFNCFIKTGLLHDETHVPELITCRLTSLSVFQIVSVSSAAIYTILVPVIIYNLTRLCRWDKGLLSIYEMLPAFDLLSRKMLGCPINDLNVILLFLRANISELISFSWLSVLSVLKDTTTQKHNIDTVVDFMTFVAGLEPSKPKHLTQHTYDEHA